In Syntrophales bacterium, the following are encoded in one genomic region:
- a CDS encoding radical SAM protein: MVTSVEEGPRVTEVECRSALNKSGLADYAVNCYAGCEHGCCYCYARFATRFSHPGEEWGSFVDVKVNAPDVLTREVKRKRVGRVFISSVCDGWQPREARYRLTRQCLEILLHYGYRLTILTKSALAGRDLDLLEAREGVEFGVTITTLDEGLCQLIEPKASPPAERLSLLEEAKRRGIVTYIFLGPLLPYLSDSEENMAPLLKAVKEVGTDYFYVDRLNRRFGIWPSLQSLLKEHFPYLIGKYQRILFEENASREYSERLMVSVNSFARKQGLNDKMRLCF, from the coding sequence ATGGTTACATCGGTTGAAGAGGGCCCTCGGGTAACTGAGGTGGAGTGCCGGTCGGCGCTCAATAAGTCGGGGCTTGCCGACTACGCGGTCAACTGTTACGCCGGTTGTGAACATGGTTGCTGTTATTGCTATGCCCGGTTTGCCACCAGGTTTTCTCATCCCGGTGAAGAGTGGGGAAGCTTTGTTGACGTCAAGGTAAATGCCCCTGACGTCCTAACAAGAGAGGTCAAGCGGAAAAGAGTGGGCAGGGTGTTCATAAGCTCCGTGTGTGATGGCTGGCAGCCCCGGGAGGCGCGCTACCGCCTGACGAGACAGTGTCTGGAAATCTTGCTTCATTATGGTTATCGGCTAACCATCCTAACCAAGAGTGCGCTGGCAGGTCGCGACCTCGACTTACTGGAAGCCAGAGAAGGGGTAGAATTTGGGGTAACTATCACCACTCTCGACGAGGGTCTATGCCAGCTCATCGAACCTAAGGCTTCACCTCCCGCTGAGCGCCTGAGTCTCCTTGAAGAGGCAAAGAGAAGGGGAATTGTCACCTATATCTTCCTCGGGCCATTGCTTCCCTATCTTTCGGACAGTGAAGAAAACATGGCCCCGCTGCTAAAAGCGGTCAAGGAAGTTGGTACCGATTATTTCTACGTTGATCGGCTTAACCGGCGTTTTGGGATCTGGCCGTCGCTCCAGAGCCTCCTCAAGGAGCATTTTCCTTACCTGATCGGTAAGTACCAGAGGATTCTCTTTGAGGAAAATGCCAGCAGGGAATACTCGGAGCGACTTATGGTCTCGGTTAATAGCTT